One genomic segment of Panicum virgatum strain AP13 chromosome 2N, P.virgatum_v5, whole genome shotgun sequence includes these proteins:
- the LOC120658263 gene encoding uncharacterized protein LOC120658263 isoform X2, with protein MDGASWPARWPPTPAPPALPPPPPPLPSQMDGVTLRHLLRPFSAQEAAAGGRASEQLVTNPSTAQPGQTARAGPSNELLAQVPGSYSTFGLAPDLKALFDKPSASNAADIIDLTRASPPGSAATATLPMHSRHGLTASSSNEQSSAGALFWNKSANGMGTFTGEGSAKEGISDGGIQFHDSSAYALQKLPFKSTTHHHPTLLGDRIRVACLNVGGEFFVGEAGLFGVICLCHRLRMSVAKFCEHAGGTPEKAGEIVRVENGMTIAQWFKFCIGVGGSIASTRWDWPEWACMKSSPEEYMLKSLASRNSGTGKVGLLGGYGKITGPTNNPDYSSNLYIEGGGCTNVDKQMNGSDETNYRKSVDVHEALIKNSALLQNSTIMNLGLTKNHTVHALNLNPLSTPSGSLHFEASRGRHYNGNHLAHNYGILLEKNLDSSFLNPGQHSTRVVSHDSRVCRPDFPHRILQDNLCNPSNTELKLGQSSYHQPMTTLFPLGQSAVIDFQKPQVHRPLVNQNPYPKQATKINNNLAEHNETSISTGNKKQPLEVANGTKHSEGGERTDDTSKNSFISLFLSHLERNSTPEPIDDILNSNEHYHSKAPDVACGSDHPKIASRQIDTRVNDYHPKLSPTIFHMSRRSEGISLSGAYSGDNPQDASHANSQEHLIHGDCPSHLLPNQPNAGISKNCARDSCPANCMSCTHVGNKSHQVSHGDIGVPCFYDKMPKGQGTFERVDDLCTHRSLRAYAKINCENGKSCCSSREFLPSSCQNDKSTLGKSSCAFCCKIQEDVSKLGFIPGHLCRTSFSSDLGPVLASKPTLEGQDELCACSKFAQRSSLCSQEHILQSSCYACPIDGLYYRSSMGHAADSLTKHTLFDALNRKEQGPCYNGRCCYSVVPKCLSGCVFTKHCDVRIDQIGHNAHKGKHQLQMPTRCCTLEENEKLTCQCLSNRIAGTNLSQVSYFKHVSDKVMNQPSIAITERLKNVSEASVADDSLSKVVTEKKGVYRDSVVSKGQPKFGFSSGSSSIVVTKFQMSPEVNNVSSTAKHRKHKKLCDEGSRIEKCSASSYVPTSSTGCEEAINSFTRSQLGPSRVKRKSNQISEGSRLEEKDNEEPCFGPQKKYRTLRFSGKNSESDDCTRTSSESSQKGCCQPLNEVNSFSCKVLRTKRKHTMQLNKPVKRLHNQNKVFKGDDEQPDTKGSCFGGSDSFDRRKHVEDMTALDRTKHHREGSRVFIRKLPKYVSLNCIVNEPDSEDACSGSAGIDPSLVATGIANDNRKSPKIVSLSLVLKKAKRCHSVKLCKTESTHLYEERGSDCSVNSSDCSVDKYSIDNEDCGPQAEYEMQGSKRSRYSSNGLRSHFVDHCKRPSGGTKNRKAGVSFARIKRHTNFANRSACYSGSDKDNAVLTHEVNVRRHSGRLSSDTPCCVCGILDLEPSNQLIQCSKCYIKVHQACYGVLKVPRGQWFCRPCRTNTLNTACVLCGYGGGAMTRALKTKNILKSLLKGLTTIARSEKYVDSLGNASSECTSLRNPVDSAHGDSIVNMKNITSNTWTSINHNSSLLGPRTMQWVHMVCGLWTPGTKCPNAATMSAFDVSGASPAKKNTACSICGRTGGSFIKCRDVNCSVLFHPWCAHQRGLLQSEPEGERNENVGFYGRCMDHANDYSSHVNPKKECSRSSNWTCSRTEGFKGREREGYPGTSHKKSEEYSGEFNVSQEQINAWVRINGSKPCGRGQEYIHYKQLKGWKHLVVYKSGIHGLGLYTSVFIPRGSMVVEYVGEIVGQRVADKREIEYQSGKRQQYKSACYFFKIDREHIIDATCKGGIARFVNHSCQPNCVAKIISVRNEKKVMFFAERDINPGEEITYDYHFNREDDGQRIPCFCRSKYCRRYLN; from the exons ATGGACGGCGCGTCGTGGCCCGCGCGGTGGCCtccgacgccggcgccccccgccttgccgccgccgccgccgccgctgccgagccaG ATGGACGGCGTCACTCTGCGCCACCTGCTCCGCCCCTTCTCCGcgcaggaggccgcggcgggcggccgagCTTCGGAGCAGCTGGTCACGAATCCTTCGACCGCGCAACCCGGCCAGACTGCGAGAGCGGGGCCGAGCAACGAGCTGCTTGCTCAAGTTCCGGGGAGCTATTCCACTTTCGGCCTTGCGCCGGACCTTAAGGCATTGTTTGATAAGCCAAGTGCGAGCAATGCTGCTGATATCATTGATCTTACTCGGGCTTCTCCGCCCGGTAGCGCTGCCACTGCCACTCTGCCCATGCATTCAAGACATGGATTGACAGCAAGCAGTAGCAATGAGCAGTCCTCTGCTGGAGCACTTTTTTGGAATAAAAGTGCTAATGGAATGGGTACTTTTACTGGGGAAGGTTCAGCCAAAGAAG GAATTTCAGACGGTGGCATACAGTTTCATGACTCAAGTGCGTACGCACTGCAGAAATTGCCGTTCAAATCAACGACTCATCATCATCCTACACTGCTTGGTGATCGTATCCGTGTCGCCTGTCTGAACGTTG GTGGAGAGTTCTTTGTGGGTGAAGCTGGGCTTTTTGGAGTCATTTGCCTGTGTCATCGGTTGAGAATGTCTGTAGCTAAATTCTGCGAG CATGCGGGAGGAACTCCAGAAAAAGCTGGTGAAATAGTCCGTGTGGAGAATGGCATGACTATCGCCCAATGGTTCAAATTCTGCATAGGG GTGGGAGGATCTATTGCTAGCACCAGGTGGGATTGGCCAGAATGGGCATGTATGAAAAGTTCTCCAGAAGAGTACATGTTGAAAAGTCTTGCTTCTAGAAATAGTGGTACAGGAAAAGTAGGGTTATTAGGTGGATATGGAAAAATCACTGGACCTACAAACAACCCAGATTATTCCAGTAATCTGTACATTGAGGGTGGAGGATGCACTAATGTTGACAAGCAAATGAATGGGTCAGATGAAACAAATTACAGAAAGAGTGTTGATGTGCACGAAGCTTTAATAAAGAACTCTGCTTTACTACAGAATTCCACAATAATGAATTTAGGGCTCACTAAAAACCATACAGTTCATGCATTGAACCTGAACCCTCTTAGCACACCTAGTGGAAGCCTACACTTTGAAGCAAGCAGGGGAAGACATTACAATGGAAATCACTTGGCGCATAATTATGGAATCCTTCTGGAGAAAAACTTAGATTCATCTTTTCTTAATCCTGGACAACATTCGACAAGAGTTGTGAGCCATGATAGTAGGGTGTGCAGACCTGATTTCCCCCACAGAATATTGCAGGACAATTTGTGCAATCCTTCAAACACTGAATTAAAGCTTGGGCAATCTTCTTATCATCAACCTATGACCACTCTATTTCCATTGGGACAGTCAGCAGTAATTGATTTTCAGAAACCTCAGGTACATAGGCCATTGGTAAATCAAA ATCCTTATCCAAAGCAAGCAACAAAGATCAACAATAATCTAGCTGAACATAATGAAACATCCATTAGTACTGGGAATAAGAAGCAACCACTTGAAGTTGCTAATGGAACAAAACATTCTGAAGGTGGTGAGCGTACAGATGATACATCCAAGAATTCATTTATCTCATTATTTCTTTCACACCTTGAGAGGAATAGTACACCCGAACCCATTGACGATATTCTCAACAGTAATGAGCATTATCATTCAAAGGCTCCTGATGTTGCATGTGGTTCTGATCATCCAAAAATTGCCAGTAGACAGATTGACACAAGGGTTAATGATTATCATCCGAAGTTGAGCCCCACCATTTTTCATATGAGTAGAAGATCAGAGGGCATTTCTCTTTCAGGGGCTTACAGTGGAGATAATCCTCAAGATGCATCCCATGCTAATAGTCAGGAACATTTGATTCATGGGGATTGCCCATCACATTTGCTGCCTAATCAACCTAATGCTGGAATTTCGAAAAATTGTGCAAGAGATTCATGTCCTGCAAATTGCATGAGCTGCACTCACGTGGGTAATAAATCCCATCAGGTTTCACATGGTGACATTGGGGTTCCCTGTTTCTATGATAAAATG CCCAAGGGCCAGGGTACTTTTGAGCGAGTTGATGACTTATGCACACATAGAAGTTTGAGAGCTTATGCCAAAATTAACTGTGAGAATGGGAAGTCTTGCTGTTCTTCTAGAGAGTTTCTACCTAGCTCTTGCCAAAATGATAAGTCAACACTGGGAAAATCAAGTTGTGCATTCTGTTGCAAAATTCAGGAAGATGTTTCCAAACTTGGTTTTATACCTGGTCACTTGTGCAGAACTTCATTTTCTAGTGATCTTGGTCCAGTTCTAGCCAGTAAGCCTACCCTTGAAG GGCAAGATGAACTTTGTGCCTGCTCCAAATTTGCACAAAGATCATCATTATGTTCTCAAGAACACATCTTGCAGTCTTCTTGTTATGCATGTCCCATTGATGGATTGTACTACAGAAG TTCTATGGGACATGCAGCAGATAGCTTGACAAAACACACTCTGTTTGATGCACTTAACAGAAAAGAACAAGGCCCTTGTTACAATGGAAGATGCTGCTATTCTGTAGTCCCAAAATGTTTGTCTGGTTGCGTCTTTACAAAACACTGTGATGTCAGAATTGATCAAATTGGTCATAATGCGCATAAAGGCAAACACCAGCTGCAAATGCCTACCAGATGCTGCACATTAGAAGAGAATGAGAAGTTAACATGCCAATGCTTAAGCAATAGAATTGCTGGAACAAACTTGTCCCaagtttcttattttaaacatGTATCTGATAAAGTAATGAACCAGCCTTCTATTGCTATAACAGAGAGACTGAAGAATGTATCGGAAGCTTCAGTGGCTGATGACAGTTTGTCAAAAGTAGTAACAGAGAAAAAGGGCGTTTACAGAGATTCTGTCGTATCCAAAGGACAACCAAAGTTTGGGTTCTCTTCTGGATCTTCCAGCATTGTGGTTACAAAGTTTCAGATGTCACCTGAAGTTAACAATGTATCCTCTACTGCTAAACATAGGAAACATAAAAAATTATGTGATGAAGGATCAAGAATTGAGAAATGTTCCGCATCCAGCTACGTGCCTACCAGTAGCACAGGATGTGAAGAAGCCATAAATAGTTTTACCAGATCTCAGTTGGGTCCATCTCGAGTGAAGCGCAAGAGTAATCAGATTTCTGAGGGAAGTAGACTGGAGGAGAAGGACAATGAGGAGCCTTGTTTTGGAccccaaaaaaaatatagaacaTTGAGGTTCTCTGGTAAAAATTCCGAATCAGATGATTGTACTAGGACTAGTTCTGAGTCATCCCAAAAGGGGTGTTGCCAACCACTAAATGAGGTTAACTCATTTTCTTGCAAGGTGCTGAGAACCAAGCGAAAACATACAATGCAACTGAATAAGCCTGTGAAACGGCTTCATAACCAGAACAAGGTTTTCAAAGGTGATGATGAGCAACCAGATACCAAGGGCAGTTGTTTTGGTGGATCAGATTCCTTTGATAGAAGAAAGCATGTAGAGGATATGACTGCTCTGGATAGAACAAAACATCACCGGGAAGGGAGTCGAGTATTTATCCGCAAACTGCCCAAATATGTATCTCTGAATTGCATTGTCAATGAACCTGACAGTGAAGATGCTTGCAGTGGGAGTGCTGGGATTGATCCTAGCTTAGTAGCCACAGGGATAGCAAATGATAACCGAAAATCTCCCAAGATTGTTTCACTCAGTCTGGTTCTTAAAAAGGCTAAGAGATGTCATTCTGTTAAACTCTGTAAGACAGAAAGCACCCACTTGTATGAGGAAAGGGGCTCAGATTGTTCTGTGAACAGCTCAGATTGTTCTGTAGATAAGTATTCCATTGATAATGAAGATTGCGGCCCACAAGCTGAATATGAAATGCAGGGTTCCAAAAGGAGTAGGTATTCATCTAATGGTTTAAGGTCTCATTTTGTGGATCACTGCAAAAGACCATCTGGTG GGACTAAGAATCGAAAAGCAGGTGTATCCTTTGCTAGGATTAAGAGGCATACTAATTTTGCAAACAGATCAGCATGCTATTCTGGCAGTGACAAAGACAATGCTGTGCTAACCCATGAAGTTAATGTTAGGAG GCACAGTGGAAGGCTTAGTTCAGATACTCCATGCTGTGTTTGTGGAATCTTAGACCTGGAGCCTTCCAATCAATTGATACAGTGCAGCAAGTGCTATATCAAA GTGCACCAAGCTTGCTATGGTGTTCTGAAAGTTCCTAGAGGTCAATGGTTCTGTAGACCCTGCAGGACTAATACCCTGAACACG GCCTGTGTGTTATGTGGTTATGGAGGTGGAGCTATGACAAGGGCACTGAAAACTAAGAACATTCTGAAAAGTTTGCTCAAAGGTTTGACGACTATAGCGAGGTCAGAAAAATATGTTGATTCATTAGGAAATGCAAGCAGCGAGTGTACAA GTCTGCGAAATCCAGTAGACAGTGCACATGGGGATAGCATTGTGAACATGAAGAACATTACCAGCAATACCTGGACCTCTATTAATCACAATTCCAGTTTGCTTGGACCACGAACAATGCAGTGGGTTCACATGGTCTGTGGACTATGGACACCTGGCACGAAATGCCCAAATGCTGCCACAATGAGTGCTTTTGATGTATCGGGTGCTTCACCTGCCAAGAAAAATACT GCATGTTCAATATGTGGCAGAACTGGGGGCTCATTTATTAAGTGCCGAGATGTAAATTGTTCGGTGCTCTTTCATCCTTGGTGTGCACATCAGAGG GGTTTGCTGCAAAGTGAGCCCGAAGGTGAGCGCAATGAAAATGTTGGCTTTTATGGGCGATGCATGGATCATGCTAATGATTATTCTAGTCACGTTAATCCTAAGAAGGAATGCTCTAGAAGCAGCAACTGGACATGCTCACGGACAGAG GGTTTTAAAggtcgagagagagagggctatCCTGGTACTAGCCACAAGAAATCTGAAGAGTACAGTGGTGAGTTCAATGTTTCCCAAGAACAGATAAATGCTTGGGTACGCATAAATGGTTCGAAGCCGTGCGGAAGAGGACAG GAATACATCCATTACAAGCAGTTAAAAGGTTGGAAGCATTTGGTAGTGTACAAATCGGGCATACATGGACTTGGTCTCTACACATCAGTATTTATTCCACGTGgctcaatg GTTGTAGAGTATGTGGGTGAAATTGTTGGGCAGCGGGTTGCTGACAAAAGAGAGATCGAATACCAGTCTGGAAAACGACAACAATATAAGAGTGCCTGTTATTTCTTTAAGATTGACAGGGAGCATATTATTGATGCCACCTGTAAAGGTGGGATCGCAAGATTCGTCAACCATTCGTGCCAG CCAAACTGCGTTGCGAAAATAATCTCAGTCAGGAACGAGAAGAAG GTAATGTTTTTTGCAGAACGCGACATAAACCCAGGGGAGGAAATTACTTACGATTACCACTTTAACCGAGAAGATGATGGCCAGAGGATCCCTTGCTTCTGTAGATCAAAATACTGCCGGCGTTACCTCAATTAG
- the LOC120658263 gene encoding uncharacterized protein LOC120658263 isoform X3, with the protein MDGASWPARWPPTPAPPALPPPPPPLPSQMDGVTLRHLLRPFSAQEAAAGGRASEQLVTNPSTAQPGQTARAGPSNELLAQVPGSYSTFGLAPDLKALFDKPSASNAADIIDLTRASPPGSAATATLPMHSRHGLTASSSNEQSSAGALFWNKSANGMGTFTGEGSAKEGISDGGIQFHDSSAYALQKLPFKSTTHHHPTLLGDRIRVACLNVGGEFFVGEAGLFGVICLCHRLRMSVAKFCEHAGGTPEKAGEIVRVENGMTIAQWFKFCIGVGGSIASTRWDWPEWACMKSSPEEYMLKSLASRNSGTGKVGLLGGYGKITGPTNNPDYSSNLYIEGGGCTNVDKQMNGSDETNYRKSVDVHEALIKNSALLQNSTIMNLGLTKNHTVHALNLNPLSTPSGSLHFEASRGRHYNGNHLAHNYGILLEKNLDSSFLNPGQHSTRVVSHDSRVCRPDFPHRILQDNLCNPSNTELKLGQSSYHQPMTTLFPLGQSAVIDFQKPQVHRPLVNQNPYPKQATKINNNLAEHNETSISTGNKKQPLEVANGTKHSEGGERTDDTSKNSFISLFLSHLERNSTPEPIDDILNSNEHYHSKAPDVACGSDHPKIASRQIDTRVNDYHPKLSPTIFHMSRRSEGISLSGAYSGDNPQDASHANSQEHLIHGDCPSHLLPNQPNAGISKNCARDSCPANCMSCTHVGNKSHQVSHGDIGVPCFYDKMPKGQGTFERVDDLCTHRSLRAYAKINCENGKSCCSSREFLPSSCQNDKSTLGKSSCAFCCKIQEDVSKLGFIPGHLCRTSFSSDLGPVLASKPTLEGQDELCACSKFAQRSSLCSQEHILQSSCYACPIDGLYYRSSMGHAADSLTKHTLFDALNRKEQGPCYNGRCCYSVVPKCLSGCVFTKHCDVRIDQIGHNAHKGKHQLQMPTRCCTLEENEKLTCQCLSNRIAGTNLSQVSYFKHVSDKVMNQPSIAITERLKNVSEASVADDSLSKVVTEKKGVYRDSVVSKGQPKFGFSSGSSSIVVTKFQMSPEVNNVSSTAKHRKHKKLCDEGSRIEKCSASSYVPTSSTGCEEAINSFTRSQLGPSRVKRKSNQISEGSRLEEKDNEEPCFGPQKKYRTLRFSGKNSESDDCTRTSSESSQKGCCQPLNEVNSFSCKVLRTKRKHTMQLNKPVKRLHNQNKVFKGDDEQPDTKGSCFGGSDSFDRRKHVEDMTALDRTKHHREGSRVFIRKLPKYVSLNCIVNEPDSEDACSGSAGIDPSLVATGIANDNRKSPKIVSLSLVLKKAKRCHSVKLCKTESTHLYEERGSDCSVNSSDCSVDKYSIDNEDCGPQAEYEMQGSKRSRYSSNGLRSHFVDHCKRPSGGTKNRKAGVSFARIKRHTNFANRSACYSGSDKDNAVLTHEVNVRRHSGRLSSDTPCCVCGILDLEPSNQLIQCSKCYIKVHQACYGVLKVPRGQWFCRPCRTNTLNTACVLCGYGGGAMTRALKTKNILKSLLKGLTTIARSEKYVDSLGNASSECTSLRNPVDSAHGDSIVNMKNITSNTWTSINHNSSLLGPRTMQWVHMVCGLWTPGTKCPNAATMSAFDVSGASPAKKNTGLLQSEPEGERNENVGFYGRCMDHANDYSSHVNPKKECSRSSNWTCSRTEGFKGREREGYPGTSHKKSEEYSGEFNVSQEQINAWVRINGSKPCGRGQKEYIHYKQLKGWKHLVVYKSGIHGLGLYTSVFIPRGSMVVEYVGEIVGQRVADKREIEYQSGKRQQYKSACYFFKIDREHIIDATCKGGIARFVNHSCQPNCVAKIISVRNEKKVMFFAERDINPGEEITYDYHFNREDDGQRIPCFCRSKYCRRYLN; encoded by the exons ATGGACGGCGCGTCGTGGCCCGCGCGGTGGCCtccgacgccggcgccccccgccttgccgccgccgccgccgccgctgccgagccaG ATGGACGGCGTCACTCTGCGCCACCTGCTCCGCCCCTTCTCCGcgcaggaggccgcggcgggcggccgagCTTCGGAGCAGCTGGTCACGAATCCTTCGACCGCGCAACCCGGCCAGACTGCGAGAGCGGGGCCGAGCAACGAGCTGCTTGCTCAAGTTCCGGGGAGCTATTCCACTTTCGGCCTTGCGCCGGACCTTAAGGCATTGTTTGATAAGCCAAGTGCGAGCAATGCTGCTGATATCATTGATCTTACTCGGGCTTCTCCGCCCGGTAGCGCTGCCACTGCCACTCTGCCCATGCATTCAAGACATGGATTGACAGCAAGCAGTAGCAATGAGCAGTCCTCTGCTGGAGCACTTTTTTGGAATAAAAGTGCTAATGGAATGGGTACTTTTACTGGGGAAGGTTCAGCCAAAGAAG GAATTTCAGACGGTGGCATACAGTTTCATGACTCAAGTGCGTACGCACTGCAGAAATTGCCGTTCAAATCAACGACTCATCATCATCCTACACTGCTTGGTGATCGTATCCGTGTCGCCTGTCTGAACGTTG GTGGAGAGTTCTTTGTGGGTGAAGCTGGGCTTTTTGGAGTCATTTGCCTGTGTCATCGGTTGAGAATGTCTGTAGCTAAATTCTGCGAG CATGCGGGAGGAACTCCAGAAAAAGCTGGTGAAATAGTCCGTGTGGAGAATGGCATGACTATCGCCCAATGGTTCAAATTCTGCATAGGG GTGGGAGGATCTATTGCTAGCACCAGGTGGGATTGGCCAGAATGGGCATGTATGAAAAGTTCTCCAGAAGAGTACATGTTGAAAAGTCTTGCTTCTAGAAATAGTGGTACAGGAAAAGTAGGGTTATTAGGTGGATATGGAAAAATCACTGGACCTACAAACAACCCAGATTATTCCAGTAATCTGTACATTGAGGGTGGAGGATGCACTAATGTTGACAAGCAAATGAATGGGTCAGATGAAACAAATTACAGAAAGAGTGTTGATGTGCACGAAGCTTTAATAAAGAACTCTGCTTTACTACAGAATTCCACAATAATGAATTTAGGGCTCACTAAAAACCATACAGTTCATGCATTGAACCTGAACCCTCTTAGCACACCTAGTGGAAGCCTACACTTTGAAGCAAGCAGGGGAAGACATTACAATGGAAATCACTTGGCGCATAATTATGGAATCCTTCTGGAGAAAAACTTAGATTCATCTTTTCTTAATCCTGGACAACATTCGACAAGAGTTGTGAGCCATGATAGTAGGGTGTGCAGACCTGATTTCCCCCACAGAATATTGCAGGACAATTTGTGCAATCCTTCAAACACTGAATTAAAGCTTGGGCAATCTTCTTATCATCAACCTATGACCACTCTATTTCCATTGGGACAGTCAGCAGTAATTGATTTTCAGAAACCTCAGGTACATAGGCCATTGGTAAATCAAA ATCCTTATCCAAAGCAAGCAACAAAGATCAACAATAATCTAGCTGAACATAATGAAACATCCATTAGTACTGGGAATAAGAAGCAACCACTTGAAGTTGCTAATGGAACAAAACATTCTGAAGGTGGTGAGCGTACAGATGATACATCCAAGAATTCATTTATCTCATTATTTCTTTCACACCTTGAGAGGAATAGTACACCCGAACCCATTGACGATATTCTCAACAGTAATGAGCATTATCATTCAAAGGCTCCTGATGTTGCATGTGGTTCTGATCATCCAAAAATTGCCAGTAGACAGATTGACACAAGGGTTAATGATTATCATCCGAAGTTGAGCCCCACCATTTTTCATATGAGTAGAAGATCAGAGGGCATTTCTCTTTCAGGGGCTTACAGTGGAGATAATCCTCAAGATGCATCCCATGCTAATAGTCAGGAACATTTGATTCATGGGGATTGCCCATCACATTTGCTGCCTAATCAACCTAATGCTGGAATTTCGAAAAATTGTGCAAGAGATTCATGTCCTGCAAATTGCATGAGCTGCACTCACGTGGGTAATAAATCCCATCAGGTTTCACATGGTGACATTGGGGTTCCCTGTTTCTATGATAAAATG CCCAAGGGCCAGGGTACTTTTGAGCGAGTTGATGACTTATGCACACATAGAAGTTTGAGAGCTTATGCCAAAATTAACTGTGAGAATGGGAAGTCTTGCTGTTCTTCTAGAGAGTTTCTACCTAGCTCTTGCCAAAATGATAAGTCAACACTGGGAAAATCAAGTTGTGCATTCTGTTGCAAAATTCAGGAAGATGTTTCCAAACTTGGTTTTATACCTGGTCACTTGTGCAGAACTTCATTTTCTAGTGATCTTGGTCCAGTTCTAGCCAGTAAGCCTACCCTTGAAG GGCAAGATGAACTTTGTGCCTGCTCCAAATTTGCACAAAGATCATCATTATGTTCTCAAGAACACATCTTGCAGTCTTCTTGTTATGCATGTCCCATTGATGGATTGTACTACAGAAG TTCTATGGGACATGCAGCAGATAGCTTGACAAAACACACTCTGTTTGATGCACTTAACAGAAAAGAACAAGGCCCTTGTTACAATGGAAGATGCTGCTATTCTGTAGTCCCAAAATGTTTGTCTGGTTGCGTCTTTACAAAACACTGTGATGTCAGAATTGATCAAATTGGTCATAATGCGCATAAAGGCAAACACCAGCTGCAAATGCCTACCAGATGCTGCACATTAGAAGAGAATGAGAAGTTAACATGCCAATGCTTAAGCAATAGAATTGCTGGAACAAACTTGTCCCaagtttcttattttaaacatGTATCTGATAAAGTAATGAACCAGCCTTCTATTGCTATAACAGAGAGACTGAAGAATGTATCGGAAGCTTCAGTGGCTGATGACAGTTTGTCAAAAGTAGTAACAGAGAAAAAGGGCGTTTACAGAGATTCTGTCGTATCCAAAGGACAACCAAAGTTTGGGTTCTCTTCTGGATCTTCCAGCATTGTGGTTACAAAGTTTCAGATGTCACCTGAAGTTAACAATGTATCCTCTACTGCTAAACATAGGAAACATAAAAAATTATGTGATGAAGGATCAAGAATTGAGAAATGTTCCGCATCCAGCTACGTGCCTACCAGTAGCACAGGATGTGAAGAAGCCATAAATAGTTTTACCAGATCTCAGTTGGGTCCATCTCGAGTGAAGCGCAAGAGTAATCAGATTTCTGAGGGAAGTAGACTGGAGGAGAAGGACAATGAGGAGCCTTGTTTTGGAccccaaaaaaaatatagaacaTTGAGGTTCTCTGGTAAAAATTCCGAATCAGATGATTGTACTAGGACTAGTTCTGAGTCATCCCAAAAGGGGTGTTGCCAACCACTAAATGAGGTTAACTCATTTTCTTGCAAGGTGCTGAGAACCAAGCGAAAACATACAATGCAACTGAATAAGCCTGTGAAACGGCTTCATAACCAGAACAAGGTTTTCAAAGGTGATGATGAGCAACCAGATACCAAGGGCAGTTGTTTTGGTGGATCAGATTCCTTTGATAGAAGAAAGCATGTAGAGGATATGACTGCTCTGGATAGAACAAAACATCACCGGGAAGGGAGTCGAGTATTTATCCGCAAACTGCCCAAATATGTATCTCTGAATTGCATTGTCAATGAACCTGACAGTGAAGATGCTTGCAGTGGGAGTGCTGGGATTGATCCTAGCTTAGTAGCCACAGGGATAGCAAATGATAACCGAAAATCTCCCAAGATTGTTTCACTCAGTCTGGTTCTTAAAAAGGCTAAGAGATGTCATTCTGTTAAACTCTGTAAGACAGAAAGCACCCACTTGTATGAGGAAAGGGGCTCAGATTGTTCTGTGAACAGCTCAGATTGTTCTGTAGATAAGTATTCCATTGATAATGAAGATTGCGGCCCACAAGCTGAATATGAAATGCAGGGTTCCAAAAGGAGTAGGTATTCATCTAATGGTTTAAGGTCTCATTTTGTGGATCACTGCAAAAGACCATCTGGTG GGACTAAGAATCGAAAAGCAGGTGTATCCTTTGCTAGGATTAAGAGGCATACTAATTTTGCAAACAGATCAGCATGCTATTCTGGCAGTGACAAAGACAATGCTGTGCTAACCCATGAAGTTAATGTTAGGAG GCACAGTGGAAGGCTTAGTTCAGATACTCCATGCTGTGTTTGTGGAATCTTAGACCTGGAGCCTTCCAATCAATTGATACAGTGCAGCAAGTGCTATATCAAA GTGCACCAAGCTTGCTATGGTGTTCTGAAAGTTCCTAGAGGTCAATGGTTCTGTAGACCCTGCAGGACTAATACCCTGAACACG GCCTGTGTGTTATGTGGTTATGGAGGTGGAGCTATGACAAGGGCACTGAAAACTAAGAACATTCTGAAAAGTTTGCTCAAAGGTTTGACGACTATAGCGAGGTCAGAAAAATATGTTGATTCATTAGGAAATGCAAGCAGCGAGTGTACAA GTCTGCGAAATCCAGTAGACAGTGCACATGGGGATAGCATTGTGAACATGAAGAACATTACCAGCAATACCTGGACCTCTATTAATCACAATTCCAGTTTGCTTGGACCACGAACAATGCAGTGGGTTCACATGGTCTGTGGACTATGGACACCTGGCACGAAATGCCCAAATGCTGCCACAATGAGTGCTTTTGATGTATCGGGTGCTTCACCTGCCAAGAAAAATACT GGTTTGCTGCAAAGTGAGCCCGAAGGTGAGCGCAATGAAAATGTTGGCTTTTATGGGCGATGCATGGATCATGCTAATGATTATTCTAGTCACGTTAATCCTAAGAAGGAATGCTCTAGAAGCAGCAACTGGACATGCTCACGGACAGAG GGTTTTAAAggtcgagagagagagggctatCCTGGTACTAGCCACAAGAAATCTGAAGAGTACAGTGGTGAGTTCAATGTTTCCCAAGAACAGATAAATGCTTGGGTACGCATAAATGGTTCGAAGCCGTGCGGAAGAGGACAG AAGGAATACATCCATTACAAGCAGTTAAAAGGTTGGAAGCATTTGGTAGTGTACAAATCGGGCATACATGGACTTGGTCTCTACACATCAGTATTTATTCCACGTGgctcaatg GTTGTAGAGTATGTGGGTGAAATTGTTGGGCAGCGGGTTGCTGACAAAAGAGAGATCGAATACCAGTCTGGAAAACGACAACAATATAAGAGTGCCTGTTATTTCTTTAAGATTGACAGGGAGCATATTATTGATGCCACCTGTAAAGGTGGGATCGCAAGATTCGTCAACCATTCGTGCCAG CCAAACTGCGTTGCGAAAATAATCTCAGTCAGGAACGAGAAGAAG GTAATGTTTTTTGCAGAACGCGACATAAACCCAGGGGAGGAAATTACTTACGATTACCACTTTAACCGAGAAGATGATGGCCAGAGGATCCCTTGCTTCTGTAGATCAAAATACTGCCGGCGTTACCTCAATTAG